A portion of the Gemmatimonadaceae bacterium genome contains these proteins:
- a CDS encoding cytochrome c peroxidase, whose product MMRRLAFGAFLAAGGAAMIVVTGFARSTIPDHTSESWSADEIAKLQSLTLAHIDELPADPSNRYASSAMAAAFGRRVFFDSSFSINGRVACATCHLPNRQFQDDRRLGAGVGTTGRRTMTVVASTYSPWLFWDGRADSPWSQALGPFESAVEHGGTRTLYARVVAQSLARDYERIFGALPDVSHLPHSAGPNGTADERAAWDRLPDATKDSVTRVFVNLGKSIEAFERGIRFGPSRFDRYVAGLGDSAGTRRDRVLLSRDERAGARLFIGRAQCTRCHSGALLTDNLFHNVGVGGAQPRDSGRSVGIRLADASDFNCLGRYSDASANDCAELRYAKRSGAELVGAFRTPSLRNVALRPPYGHDGEFANLAAVLDHYNRAPAAAVGHSELEALHLTSAEVRQLEAFLRTLDGPVIVPGSLGRAASDTARHPPT is encoded by the coding sequence ATGATGCGAAGGCTCGCGTTCGGGGCATTCCTGGCCGCCGGCGGCGCGGCCATGATCGTTGTTACGGGATTCGCACGATCGACGATTCCGGACCACACGTCGGAAAGCTGGTCGGCGGACGAGATAGCGAAGCTGCAATCGCTCACGCTCGCGCACATCGATGAGCTCCCGGCCGACCCGTCGAATCGGTACGCCTCGAGCGCCATGGCGGCGGCGTTCGGGCGACGAGTGTTCTTTGATAGCAGTTTCAGCATAAACGGCCGAGTGGCCTGCGCGACGTGCCACCTCCCCAATCGGCAATTTCAGGACGATCGACGCCTTGGTGCCGGTGTCGGGACAACCGGCCGCCGTACGATGACCGTGGTCGCTTCGACGTACAGCCCATGGCTGTTCTGGGACGGCCGAGCCGACAGCCCCTGGTCGCAGGCGCTCGGTCCGTTCGAGAGCGCGGTCGAGCATGGCGGCACTCGTACGCTGTATGCGCGCGTGGTTGCACAATCGCTCGCCCGGGACTACGAACGAATATTCGGCGCGCTTCCTGACGTGAGCCATTTGCCCCATTCGGCGGGACCAAACGGAACCGCCGACGAACGCGCGGCGTGGGACCGGCTGCCCGACGCGACGAAGGACAGTGTGACCCGAGTATTCGTCAACCTCGGTAAATCCATCGAGGCGTTCGAACGTGGCATTCGGTTCGGTCCGTCGCGGTTCGATCGTTACGTCGCCGGCCTGGGCGACTCCGCCGGCACGCGTCGCGACCGCGTGTTGCTTTCTCGCGACGAACGCGCCGGGGCGCGACTCTTCATCGGGCGCGCGCAGTGCACTCGATGTCACAGCGGCGCCTTGCTGACGGACAATCTCTTTCACAACGTCGGCGTGGGCGGTGCGCAGCCGCGGGATTCGGGTCGCAGCGTCGGCATCAGGCTCGCGGATGCAAGCGATTTCAATTGTCTGGGCCGTTACAGTGACGCCTCCGCGAACGACTGCGCGGAGCTGCGCTATGCGAAACGCTCCGGCGCGGAGCTCGTCGGGGCGTTTCGCACGCCGTCACTCCGCAACGTTGCGCTGCGGCCGCCGTACGGACATGACGGCGAGTTTGCGAACTTGGCCGCGGTGCTCGATCACTACAATCGGGCGCCGGCTGCCGCGGTCGGCCACTCTGAGCTCGAAGCGCTTCACCTGACGAGCGCCGAGGTGCGACAGCTCGAGGCGTTTCTGCGCACGCTCGACGGTCCGGTCATTGTGCCGGGATCTCTCGGCCGAGCGGCATCGGACACGGCCCGACATCCACCGACATGA
- a CDS encoding Ig-like domain-containing protein has product MIVAAVAFAAMACAGDLFNPSGPDSKPATIASAVGDTLRADVATSVAIAATVLDAGGNPVQGSSVMFAITSGGGSLATTTAQTDNLGQASIMWTLGTRAGPQTATATADGLSPVVFTAIAEPGAALTLDIAGGGNQSAIAGTAVPTDPSVRALDTYGNPVPNAMVLFQARNGGSANGRTDGNAASAFTNADGIATVHWILGPSVGADTLLARLNGTVAPIALFANGIAPAP; this is encoded by the coding sequence ATGATCGTCGCCGCTGTCGCGTTCGCCGCCATGGCGTGCGCCGGCGATTTGTTCAACCCCTCAGGGCCTGATTCAAAGCCGGCAACTATCGCATCCGCCGTCGGCGATACGCTTCGCGCGGACGTCGCCACATCCGTTGCCATTGCGGCCACCGTACTGGACGCCGGCGGCAATCCCGTTCAGGGAAGTTCCGTCATGTTTGCGATTACCAGCGGAGGCGGATCGCTCGCGACGACGACCGCACAGACGGATAACCTGGGACAGGCAAGCATCATGTGGACGCTCGGAACGAGGGCCGGCCCGCAAACAGCGACGGCAACCGCCGACGGGCTCTCACCGGTCGTGTTCACCGCGATCGCCGAGCCCGGCGCCGCGCTGACTCTCGACATCGCCGGCGGCGGCAACCAGTCAGCGATCGCTGGAACGGCGGTGCCGACCGATCCCTCGGTGCGGGCGCTTGATACGTACGGCAACCCGGTACCGAACGCCATGGTGCTCTTCCAGGCGCGCAATGGCGGATCGGCGAATGGGCGCACGGATGGCAACGCGGCGTCCGCCTTCACGAACGCGGATGGTATCGCGACGGTCCATTGGATTCTGGGGCCGAGCGTCGGCGCCGATACGCTGCTTGCGCGGCTCAACGGGACGGTAGCCCCGATCGCGTTGTTCGCGAACGGGATCGCGCCGGCGCCGTAG
- a CDS encoding DUF2911 domain-containing protein yields the protein MTSTACRIALLLALVACGTQHEERYGFVATLGSDTTSVEQVTRTPSRIVVDAVGRSPRVTRRHWTAQLGPDGSVQKWSMDTYIPNAEPANQHIHHTADFSGNTISLSRGVAAGSRDFAYQKQYPATVPWNAFVYSTYEPLFDAARRQGAAARIGQYFFEGWDESHIGYADIRRQSDGSYSLASTGLAGSGVAHFDSAGRMVAYSGAGTTYKQEVRRVSEVPNIDSLTTRLAAAELETGVPSELSPGDFVQDTLGSAILTITYSRPARRGRTLVGGLIPYDQVWRTGANAATQFTTSEPITLAGIPLHAGKYTLWTLPSKTGVQLIVNGQTGQWGTSYRSSADVARKPMQVDSLPGNVEQFTIRVEPDAAAKAGAGRGRLVMEWGQFRWSAAIQAPVPAPAKTR from the coding sequence ATGACTTCCACCGCTTGTCGCATCGCCCTGCTGCTCGCGCTCGTCGCGTGCGGCACCCAGCACGAAGAGCGCTACGGCTTCGTCGCGACGCTTGGCAGCGACACCACCTCCGTCGAACAGGTGACTCGAACGCCGAGCCGCATCGTCGTCGACGCCGTCGGCCGATCGCCGCGCGTCACGCGCCGCCACTGGACGGCCCAACTCGGGCCGGACGGGAGCGTGCAGAAGTGGTCGATGGACACGTACATCCCGAATGCCGAGCCAGCGAACCAGCACATCCACCACACCGCCGACTTCAGCGGCAACACCATCTCGCTGTCGCGCGGGGTCGCGGCGGGTTCGCGCGACTTCGCATACCAGAAGCAGTATCCGGCCACCGTGCCGTGGAATGCGTTCGTGTACAGCACCTACGAGCCGCTGTTCGACGCGGCGCGCCGACAAGGTGCGGCCGCGCGCATCGGGCAATACTTCTTCGAGGGATGGGACGAATCGCACATCGGATACGCCGACATCAGGCGGCAGTCCGACGGCTCCTATTCGCTCGCCAGCACCGGGCTCGCGGGCAGCGGTGTGGCTCACTTCGATTCGGCCGGGCGGATGGTGGCGTATTCCGGCGCGGGCACCACGTACAAGCAGGAGGTGCGCCGCGTATCAGAAGTTCCTAATATCGATTCTCTTACAACACGTTTGGCCGCCGCGGAGCTCGAGACCGGCGTGCCGTCGGAGCTGAGTCCGGGCGACTTCGTCCAGGACACGCTCGGCTCGGCGATACTCACGATCACGTACAGCCGGCCGGCTCGTCGCGGGCGCACGCTGGTGGGTGGGCTCATCCCGTACGATCAGGTGTGGCGCACCGGAGCGAACGCCGCCACGCAGTTCACGACGTCCGAGCCGATCACGCTCGCCGGTATTCCGCTTCACGCCGGCAAGTACACGTTGTGGACGCTGCCCTCGAAAACCGGCGTGCAGTTGATCGTGAACGGGCAGACAGGACAGTGGGGAACGTCGTATCGATCGAGTGCCGACGTCGCGCGAAAGCCAATGCAGGTGGATTCGCTTCCCGGCAACGTGGAGCAATTCACCATTCGCGTCGAGCCGGACGCCGCGGCCAAAGCCGGTGCTGGACGTGGCCGGCTCGTCATGGAGTGGGGTCAGTTTCGATGGTCGGCGGCGATACAGGCTCCTGTTCCCGCGCCGGCGAAGACCCGGTAA
- a CDS encoding RNA polymerase sigma factor gives MASLHSPRIETPRIVTANDAELAERVRLGDDEALAALFERHAEAIYHLTFRLLGSRDDAEDAVQDVFVGLRLALGKYEERGTFGAWLRRLAARTALMRLRSARTRAMREAAAEVTVESAPPQDDHVERALAALPAGMRAVVVLKALEGHGHEEVARLLGISVSASKVRFHRAILKLKRLLEDSQ, from the coding sequence ATGGCGAGCCTCCACTCCCCTCGAATAGAAACGCCCCGCATCGTCACGGCGAACGACGCTGAACTTGCCGAGCGCGTGCGGCTCGGCGACGACGAAGCGCTTGCCGCGCTCTTTGAGCGTCATGCCGAGGCGATCTATCACCTCACGTTTCGCCTCCTCGGATCACGAGACGACGCCGAGGATGCGGTGCAGGACGTGTTCGTCGGATTGCGGTTGGCGCTGGGCAAGTATGAGGAGCGCGGCACATTCGGCGCGTGGCTTCGGCGGCTCGCCGCACGCACCGCGTTGATGCGGCTCCGCAGCGCGCGAACACGCGCCATGCGTGAGGCCGCGGCCGAAGTCACGGTGGAGAGCGCGCCGCCGCAGGACGACCACGTCGAGCGCGCACTGGCGGCATTGCCGGCGGGGATGCGCGCGGTGGTCGTGCTCAAGGCGCTCGAGGGTCATGGGCACGAGGAGGTCGCACGATTGCTCGGTATCAGCGTCAGCGCCTCCAAAGTTCGCTTTCACCGCGCCATTCTCAAGCTCAAACGATTGTTAGAGGATTCACAATGA
- a CDS encoding FixH family protein, translated as MAFGIMRITRLVSIPVAALVCAAVVGATKLPAQTCTIQQGWKKDFIPAVARDFSRTRVTQGGLYRVSIKAPESPPPTGKLHEWILHVEDTTGVAVDEATICVDGGMPEHGHGLPTSPEMSGVPDGGDYRIEGMKFSMSGWWVVKFVIQGPAGTDSVRFNLGLR; from the coding sequence ATGGCATTCGGAATCATGCGAATCACGCGCCTTGTCTCCATCCCTGTCGCGGCGTTGGTGTGCGCCGCCGTGGTCGGGGCAACCAAGCTGCCGGCTCAGACGTGCACGATTCAGCAAGGCTGGAAAAAGGATTTCATTCCCGCCGTCGCGCGCGATTTTAGCCGCACGCGCGTGACGCAAGGCGGCTTGTATCGCGTCTCGATCAAAGCCCCCGAGTCGCCGCCGCCCACGGGCAAGCTCCACGAGTGGATTCTGCACGTCGAAGACACGACCGGCGTCGCGGTCGACGAAGCGACCATCTGTGTCGACGGCGGCATGCCGGAGCACGGGCACGGACTGCCGACAAGTCCGGAGATGAGCGGCGTGCCCGACGGCGGCGATTACCGAATCGAAGGAATGAAGTTCAGCATGTCCGGTTGGTGGGTCGTCAAGTTCGTGATCCAGGGCCCGGCGGGAACCGACAGCGTCCGGTTCAACCTCGGGTTGCGCTGA
- a CDS encoding ABC transporter permease, translating into MSREAVADEVRGAFARLRRRPAFTIGAALSLALGMSLATAIFSMVDAIFLRPLPYPHAEQLVHLYEVIPSTRAYRWSVSPRHLEAARTGVKSFASIAAWRFGTPPAVIGVSGDAREYPAASVTASFIDVLGTRPFLGRSFTPSDARLGASAPVILSFNLWRSRFGGDRDIVGRAITINGAQRTVVGVMPDHFDLPAGVQLWYPLDDDALRADAASGDRDVPYYAAIARLAPGATPERASAELAVVVQRSDEMVRDRGSLFRPLAMPLAKHVTMDYRELSSIWIAAAIAIVVLCAVNFATMALARGMRRRGEIAVRSALGAGSRRIVALLGSEGVIIALIGAAGAVILARWLIGFSKVWLGGSLPVEPSLDWRTIAFGALLTTIVGTVCALAPAIDLSRIDLRVVLSGDAGTVTSGAHELRGRRSLVALQIALALICVSSVGTFVQMARRAESRGPGYDYSHMVAANLFVADSSARAGAAADVREFLRGVPGVASAAVVRSPSGEAMLWLADGRSVEAAIGWHDVTPDYFSTLGLEPIAGRLATDAEFRNHAPVAVLSETSTRYLGYASPDSAVGRRLRWRDGRKKVWLTIVGVVPDVRFGPHFAALSEPIYTLGAISASFPVQRLFVRLRGDVRNALPPLSTALRKFDSRIVITDLTSVNAQVEQWTVLSRGRGMFLLTIAVFALFLAMVGVYSLTSFTTELRARELGVRIALGASSVNLARAIATDLWMMGLVGLVAGWFVSGRVAALAGSYLLDQRRPADAFIPNALPTGIAAAALVCIVIAGTYGPLRRVTRMDVMRVIQGA; encoded by the coding sequence ATGTCGCGCGAAGCAGTCGCCGATGAAGTTCGCGGAGCGTTTGCCCGCCTGCGCCGACGGCCGGCATTCACGATCGGGGCGGCGCTGTCGCTCGCGCTGGGCATGTCGCTCGCGACGGCGATCTTCAGTATGGTGGACGCCATTTTTTTGCGGCCGCTCCCATATCCGCATGCCGAGCAGCTCGTTCACCTCTACGAAGTCATTCCCTCGACGCGCGCATACCGCTGGAGCGTCAGCCCGCGACATCTCGAGGCGGCGCGGACTGGCGTGAAATCGTTCGCGTCGATTGCCGCGTGGCGATTCGGAACACCACCCGCCGTCATCGGCGTGAGCGGCGACGCACGCGAATATCCGGCCGCCAGCGTCACCGCGAGCTTCATCGATGTCCTCGGGACGCGCCCGTTCCTCGGACGATCGTTCACGCCGTCCGACGCACGACTCGGGGCGTCCGCCCCCGTGATCCTCTCGTTCAACCTGTGGCGATCGCGCTTCGGCGGAGACCGCGATATCGTCGGACGCGCGATCACGATCAACGGTGCGCAACGGACGGTGGTCGGTGTGATGCCCGATCACTTCGACCTTCCAGCCGGCGTACAGCTCTGGTATCCGCTCGACGACGACGCGCTTCGCGCCGACGCAGCGTCCGGCGATCGTGACGTTCCATACTACGCCGCGATCGCTCGGCTGGCTCCGGGTGCGACGCCCGAACGCGCTTCCGCCGAGCTGGCCGTGGTCGTGCAGCGCTCGGACGAGATGGTGCGCGATCGAGGAAGCTTGTTCCGCCCGCTCGCGATGCCGCTCGCGAAGCATGTGACCATGGATTATCGCGAATTGTCGAGCATCTGGATCGCGGCGGCGATCGCGATCGTCGTGCTCTGCGCGGTGAACTTCGCGACAATGGCGCTCGCGCGCGGCATGCGCCGCCGCGGCGAGATCGCGGTCCGCTCCGCGCTCGGCGCCGGCTCGCGGCGCATCGTCGCGCTGCTCGGTTCGGAGGGTGTGATCATCGCGCTCATCGGCGCGGCGGGTGCCGTGATCCTTGCGCGTTGGCTAATCGGGTTCAGCAAAGTCTGGCTCGGCGGCTCGCTGCCCGTCGAACCGTCGCTCGATTGGCGAACGATCGCGTTCGGCGCGCTGCTGACGACGATCGTCGGCACCGTCTGCGCGCTTGCGCCCGCGATCGATCTATCCCGAATCGATCTTCGCGTCGTCCTCTCGGGCGACGCCGGCACGGTGACCAGCGGCGCCCACGAGCTGCGCGGTCGTCGAAGCCTTGTCGCGCTACAGATCGCGCTCGCGCTGATCTGCGTCTCGTCCGTCGGAACGTTCGTGCAGATGGCGCGCCGTGCGGAGTCGCGAGGTCCGGGGTATGACTATTCTCACATGGTCGCGGCGAACCTCTTCGTCGCCGACAGCTCGGCGCGCGCCGGCGCCGCCGCGGACGTGCGCGAGTTTCTCCGCGGCGTTCCGGGCGTTGCGAGTGCCGCGGTCGTTCGCTCACCGAGCGGGGAAGCGATGCTCTGGCTCGCCGATGGTCGCTCGGTGGAGGCGGCGATCGGCTGGCACGACGTGACGCCGGACTATTTCTCGACGCTTGGACTCGAGCCGATCGCCGGGCGACTTGCGACCGACGCCGAGTTTCGGAATCACGCGCCGGTGGCGGTATTGTCGGAGACGTCGACCCGTTATCTGGGCTACGCGAGCCCCGACTCAGCAGTCGGACGCCGCCTACGCTGGCGCGACGGGCGCAAGAAGGTGTGGTTGACGATCGTCGGCGTGGTTCCCGACGTTCGCTTCGGCCCCCACTTCGCCGCGCTCAGCGAACCGATCTACACGCTCGGCGCCATCTCCGCTTCGTTTCCCGTTCAGCGACTCTTCGTACGACTGCGGGGCGACGTGCGCAACGCGCTGCCGCCGCTTTCCACCGCGCTGCGGAAGTTCGATTCGAGAATCGTCATTACCGATCTGACATCGGTCAATGCGCAAGTCGAACAGTGGACGGTGCTCAGCCGGGGGCGGGGAATGTTTCTGCTCACGATCGCCGTGTTCGCGCTTTTCCTGGCGATGGTCGGCGTCTACAGCCTCACCTCCTTCACGACTGAGCTGCGCGCGCGCGAGCTTGGCGTGCGCATCGCTCTGGGCGCATCGAGTGTGAACCTCGCTCGCGCGATCGCGACCGATCTCTGGATGATGGGATTGGTTGGCCTCGTGGCCGGCTGGTTCGTGAGCGGCCGCGTCGCCGCGCTCGCGGGATCGTATCTGCTCGATCAACGCCGGCCGGCCGATGCGTTCATCCCGAACGCATTGCCGACGGGAATTGCGGCGGCGGCGCTCGTTTGCATCGTGATTGCCGGAACCTATGGACCGCTCCGCCGTGTAACGCGCATGGACGTCATGCGCGTGATACAGGGCGCGTAG
- a CDS encoding VTT domain-containing protein — protein sequence MPAIHATPAVNGSTEDRRGLRRKLVVRIAILVVILGAASLVAWRLGYFTLLGSGGLRRLMDRLHRVPWIGPLYVVGFALVAALGIPLTPLVLLAGALFGFAEGVVVAWVGLILGTSGAYWIARLIGGASVTRLLAGHEDIIAKLHGRRGFLTLLRLRAIPLIPSLLLDYSAGTARMDYVAYVGATMLGSFTSTAIFVFLASHVATGLTTGAAHEALLWSVGAGVVLVTMSFAPALVRRMRRT from the coding sequence ATGCCTGCCATACACGCGACACCGGCGGTGAATGGATCGACCGAAGACCGCCGTGGTCTCCGCCGGAAGCTCGTCGTCCGCATTGCCATCCTGGTCGTGATCCTTGGCGCCGCGAGCCTCGTCGCCTGGCGGCTTGGCTACTTCACGCTGCTCGGCAGCGGCGGCCTTCGCCGGCTCATGGACCGTCTGCATCGCGTGCCGTGGATCGGCCCATTGTACGTCGTCGGCTTTGCGCTCGTGGCGGCGCTTGGTATTCCGCTGACGCCGCTGGTTCTCCTCGCCGGCGCGCTGTTCGGGTTCGCCGAGGGGGTCGTCGTCGCCTGGGTCGGCCTGATCCTCGGCACGTCGGGCGCGTACTGGATCGCGCGGCTCATCGGCGGCGCCTCGGTCACCCGGCTGCTCGCGGGACATGAGGACATCATCGCGAAGCTGCACGGACGAAGAGGCTTTCTGACGCTGCTGCGGCTGCGCGCCATCCCGCTGATTCCGTCGCTTCTGCTCGACTACTCCGCCGGCACGGCGCGCATGGATTATGTGGCGTATGTCGGCGCGACGATGCTCGGGTCATTCACGAGCACCGCGATCTTCGTGTTTCTGGCGTCTCATGTGGCGACGGGACTCACCACCGGCGCGGCCCACGAGGCGTTGCTCTGGTCAGTCGGCGCGGGCGTGGTGCTGGTCACGATGAGCTTCGCGCCGGCGCTCGTGCGTCGCATGCGCCGGACGTGA
- a CDS encoding LLM class flavin-dependent oxidoreductase — translation MKKIGFLSFGHWSASRQSAARSARDVLQQSIELAVAAEALGADGAYFRVHHFAQQLASPFPLLAAVGARTSRIEIGTAVIDMRYENPFYMVEDAGAADLISNGRLQLGISRGSPEQVIEGWRHFGYAPPDGGTDADLGRRHAEEFLELLKGEGFARPNPRPMFPNPPGMLRLEPHSAGLRDRIWWGSASNKTATWAAQRGMNLQSSTLKEDESGEPFHVQQARQIRIFRKAWKEAGHTREPRVSVSRSIFALMNDRDRLYFGRDESSDQVGLLDNMRAVFGRSYAADPEVLIEELRTDEAIAEADTLLLTVPNTLGVEYNAHVIESILTHVAPALGWR, via the coding sequence ATGAAGAAGATCGGCTTTCTGTCATTTGGTCATTGGAGCGCGTCGCGCCAATCAGCGGCGCGCTCGGCGCGCGACGTTCTACAGCAGTCGATCGAGCTGGCGGTGGCGGCCGAAGCGCTCGGCGCGGACGGCGCATACTTTCGCGTCCATCACTTTGCGCAGCAGCTCGCGTCTCCCTTCCCGTTGCTCGCCGCCGTCGGCGCCAGAACGAGCCGCATCGAGATCGGCACGGCCGTCATCGACATGCGGTATGAGAATCCCTTCTACATGGTCGAGGACGCGGGCGCGGCCGACTTGATCAGCAACGGCCGGCTCCAGCTCGGAATCAGCCGCGGCTCGCCGGAGCAGGTCATCGAAGGCTGGCGACACTTCGGCTACGCGCCGCCGGACGGCGGAACCGACGCGGACTTGGGCCGCCGTCATGCCGAGGAGTTCTTGGAACTTCTGAAGGGAGAAGGATTCGCTCGGCCGAATCCAAGGCCGATGTTTCCGAACCCGCCCGGCATGCTTCGTCTGGAGCCGCATTCGGCGGGACTGCGCGATCGCATCTGGTGGGGCTCGGCGTCGAACAAGACGGCGACCTGGGCCGCGCAGCGCGGGATGAACCTGCAAAGCTCCACGCTCAAGGAAGACGAGTCGGGCGAACCGTTTCACGTTCAGCAGGCGCGCCAGATCCGCATTTTCCGGAAAGCCTGGAAGGAGGCGGGACACACGCGAGAGCCGCGCGTCTCGGTGTCTCGATCGATCTTCGCGCTGATGAACGATCGCGACCGCCTGTACTTCGGCCGCGATGAAAGCAGCGATCAGGTCGGACTGCTCGACAACATGCGGGCGGTGTTCGGCCGATCATATGCCGCTGATCCAGAAGTGCTCATTGAAGAACTCAGAACGGATGAAGCGATCGCCGAAGCGGATACGCTCCTGCTGACCGTGCCCAACACACTCGGCGTCGAGTACAACGCGCACGTCATCGAATCCATTCTCACGCACGTCGCGCCGGCGCTGGGCTGGCGATGA
- a CDS encoding HEAT repeat domain-containing protein, whose translation MRRFARFLPVIFALRVGAQTPKRPPLDSAAIADIATLLMLEDTRAFDAPELTRLLASAHPEVRRRAMLSVARLRDARGVELLRAVPLDRDTALAATRVFAVGQLHDSLTIPWFDSLLANSRTPRTVLTEAACALGKIKTAAAREALARFLTRATAGPRSSDAIGEALLSIGRSTARGDIAPIMKWTTSADEEIRWRATWGLFRPRDPAAVPALLTLARDRSPLVRSWAVRALTKPQADSASVGDRAERALIAALGDSDRRVRTEAIRALATFNDSAAVARLAGALDSRDSWISVSAAEGLARARAAWTIPRLLDAARNPRSCALRATAMRTLNVFANAEARAAATDMANDSVSYCRNAAAQLLRDTIPNAGRGGGRGPRPRATIAARPMNEYRAIVETWVVPAYMGQPLPRARWETPRGAIEIELYAGDAPLATDALERITNAGTMVGTEFTRVVPDFVDQQETIRDAAVQRDEVNRHRLTRGNLAWASAGLDTGRPGYTLNHTPQPHNEGDFTSLGRVVAGQDVVDRIELGDRIVSARIRRP comes from the coding sequence ATGCGCCGCTTTGCTCGTTTCCTCCCCGTCATCTTCGCCCTTCGCGTCGGAGCACAAACTCCGAAGCGCCCGCCGCTCGATTCCGCGGCGATCGCTGACATTGCGACGCTCCTGATGCTCGAGGACACACGTGCCTTCGATGCACCGGAGCTCACGCGGCTCCTCGCTTCCGCGCATCCCGAGGTCCGCCGTCGCGCGATGCTGTCGGTGGCCCGACTTCGAGACGCGCGCGGAGTCGAGCTGCTTCGCGCCGTGCCGCTCGATCGCGATACCGCGCTCGCGGCGACGCGCGTATTTGCCGTGGGACAGTTGCATGATAGTCTCACGATCCCGTGGTTCGACTCGCTGCTCGCAAATTCGCGGACACCGCGGACGGTGTTGACCGAGGCGGCGTGCGCGCTGGGGAAGATCAAGACCGCCGCGGCGCGCGAGGCGCTTGCGCGTTTTCTCACGCGCGCGACCGCGGGACCGCGATCCAGCGACGCGATAGGAGAGGCGCTTCTATCGATCGGTCGTTCGACCGCGCGCGGCGACATCGCGCCCATCATGAAGTGGACGACGTCGGCCGACGAAGAAATTCGTTGGCGAGCGACGTGGGGGTTGTTTCGCCCACGAGATCCCGCGGCCGTGCCGGCCCTGCTGACGCTCGCGCGCGATCGTTCACCGCTCGTTCGTTCATGGGCGGTTCGCGCGCTCACGAAACCGCAGGCGGACTCGGCGTCCGTAGGCGATCGCGCCGAACGCGCGCTGATCGCCGCACTCGGGGATTCCGATCGGCGCGTGCGCACCGAAGCCATTCGCGCCCTGGCCACCTTCAATGATTCGGCGGCGGTCGCGCGCTTGGCCGGCGCACTGGACTCGAGGGATTCGTGGATCTCAGTCAGTGCCGCAGAGGGCTTGGCGCGGGCGCGGGCGGCGTGGACAATTCCGCGGCTGCTCGATGCCGCGCGGAATCCGCGCTCGTGCGCGTTGCGCGCGACCGCCATGCGCACACTCAATGTGTTCGCGAACGCTGAAGCGCGCGCCGCGGCGACCGACATGGCGAACGACAGCGTCTCGTATTGCCGGAACGCCGCCGCGCAGTTGCTGCGCGACACGATACCCAACGCGGGTCGCGGCGGTGGTCGAGGACCGCGTCCGCGGGCGACGATCGCGGCTCGTCCAATGAACGAGTACCGTGCGATCGTCGAGACGTGGGTTGTCCCGGCGTACATGGGTCAGCCACTGCCCCGCGCGCGCTGGGAAACGCCGCGCGGCGCCATCGAGATCGAGCTCTATGCGGGCGATGCTCCGCTCGCGACGGATGCGCTCGAGCGAATCACGAACGCGGGAACGATGGTGGGTACGGAATTCACGCGCGTCGTTCCGGACTTCGTGGATCAGCAGGAAACGATTCGCGACGCCGCGGTTCAACGCGACGAAGTGAATCGGCATCGGCTCACGCGCGGCAACCTCGCGTGGGCGAGCGCCGGGCTCGATACCGGACGTCCCGGCTATACGCTCAACCACACGCCGCAGCCGCACAACGAAGGCGATTTCACGTCGCTTGGCCGGGTTGTCGCGGGGCAGGATGTGGTGGATCGGATCGAGCTCGGTGACCGGATCGTGAGCGCGAGAATTCGTCGCCCGTAA